CAAGAAGAGATGCCTGGCTATCTGTAATCTTAGCCTGGGTGTTAGATGTACTCCTTGCTGTTGTCTATGCTTATATGGGCATAAGATTTCCAGGTCAGAATATGGTGCAGTACAGCATGACTATTCTTGGAAAAAAGTTAGGTAAAATCATAGGAATATTATTTCCCATTTTCTTCTTGCTCGTATCTTCTGCACTGCAAAGAGGACTGAGTATAATACTTAATACTGCATTTTTTCCAAAAACTCCAGTACAAATAATTCTTATTTCCTCTTATCTTGTAGTTGGATACGCTGTTTTAAAAGGAATAGAAGTAATAGGAAGAGTTTGTGAAATTTTAGGTCCTTTTTATTTATTTAGTTGTATTGTACTATTTTTGTTTTTTATTCCTGATGTAAAAATAGATAGACTTAAACCACAACTGGAAGCTGGCCTATATCCAGCTTTAACAGGTACTCCTCTTATTCTATCCTTTATAGGAATATGTATTATTATGGGTATGTATATTCCCATTTGCAATCATCCAGAAAACGGATTTATTGCAAAATTTACCGCTGTCAGTTCAGGTACTTTTGTCATTTTCTCACTTGTTATTAGTACAATAGGAATTTTCAGTTATCCACAATCTAAAAATATGATTAATGTAAGCCTTGAACTCACAAGATTTGTTCATTTAGGTGATTTTTTTGAACGGGTGGAGGCTATCTGGCTTATGATTATGATAGGTGCAGCAATTACAGCATCTGGCAGTATGATATGGGCTTTTAGCACCGGTATATCTCAAATTATAGGACTAAATACATATAAGCCTCTGGTTCTTCCTTCCATACTAGTTTCTTTTGTTATCGGTATAACTTCCTTCAAAAATAGCCTGGATCTAGTAAACTTTAGTTTATACTCATATCCCCTTATAGCTGTATTTGTTGAAACAGGATTAGAAATGTTTCTTTTCTTTGCAGCTTTAATCTTAAAGAAAAAAGGCTAACTTAAATGATCATCATCTTTATCTACTATATTCTTTACTTTATTTTTATACTTACTAAAGAGATGCTTTTGAAAAAAATAAAAGATTAAAAAGCAGGTTAAAACTAAAGATATTCCTATAATAATGGAAATAAAATTATTGACACCTATTCTATCCATATTTATACCTCCCCTCTTACAATATATTTCCCAATATTATAGATTTCATTAATCTTATAGCGTTTCTAAATTAAAAATCAACTTATACGCAGAAATATTTAACGAGCTAAATGTTGTAAAAAATATCCGGAGCATAAGTTGATTGTTCGTTTAGAAAAGCTATATTTAATGTTTCTTTAATTGTGCTTCATAAACCTTTTTTATTTTCTCAATAATACTACATTCATTAAAACTTCTATCATAAATATTAGAGACCTTCATTACTCCCATAATGCTGTTAGTTAAAAAAACACTATCTGCAGACATTAAATCTTCCTTACTGAATTCACCTTCAGTAATATTAAAGTTATTTATTATGAACTTTCTTACTGTACCCTCAAGTAATCCACATTTTTTAGATGGAGTATATATTTTTTTATTCTTTGTAAAAAACACATTAGATACACTGCCCTCTGATAGTTTATCCTCTGTATTAAAAAACAGCACCTCATTGTATCCCTCATCAATACATTTTTCATGTTCTAATATATTTTCTAAATAATTTAAAGATTTTAAGTATGTAAGTTGAGAAAATTCATTTCTCCTAACAGAACTTATTTTAACTTTAAAACCTATTTTATACTGTTCCTCAGTATAATTGTTCTTTCTAATATTAAACAACGTATTTTCCTCTGTAACTACTAACTTCAGCACACAATTATTACACTGAAGCTTGTTAACAGCATCCATAACTTCGTCTTCAGTAATTTCTTTATCTATTCCTATAATAGAAAGACCTTTATTTATCCTATACAAATGATTTTCAAGAAAAAGCGGCTCATTGTTTACAAGCATAGTTTCAAAAAGTCCTCTTCCAAAATAAAAACCGGTATCTAAAAAAACTTTATCATCTTCTACCAGCTTACCATTTAAGAGCATCATAACTGCTATTCACCCCTTTACAATACTTTCATCAAAACTCTAGCCTTATCAAGTGTTTCATCATATTCTGCTTCATCATCAGATTCCCAGGTAATTCCTCCACCAACACCTAAATAAGCTTTTCCATTTTTTATAAGTATAGTTCTAATAACTATATTTAAATCCACATTACCATCAAAACCTAAGTATCCTATGCACCCTGTATAAATATTTCTTCTAGTAGGTTCTAATTTCTCAATTACCTCCATAGACCTGACTTTAGGTGCACCAGTTATAGAACCACCTGGAAAACATGCTTTTATACAATCTATTGCTGTATACTTATCTTTTAATTTTCCTACAACAGTTGATACCAAGTGAAATACTGTACTATATTCCTCTAATTTAAAAAGTTCTGTTACCTTTACAGAATATGGCTTGCATACCTTGCTTAAATCATTTCTCTCTAAGTCTACAATCATTAATAACTCAGACCTATCTTTTTCACTATCTATAAGTTCTTGTCTGTTTTTTAAATCTTCTTCTTTATTTTTACCTCTAGGTCTTGTCCCTTTAATAGGTCTTGTTTGAACAAGGTTATTTCTTACTTCTAAAAATCTCTCCGGTGAAGAAGATACTATACTAAAATCTTCAACATTCATTAATGCAGCAAATGGTGCTGGATTAATATGCCTTAAATCTTTATATACTTCATAAGGATCTTTTTTTGTTTCACAGCAGAATCTTTGTGTTAGATTTGTAATATAAATATCCCCATTTCTTATAAACTGTCTGACCTTTTCTACAGTTTCTACATATTCCTCCCTGCCAAAGTTTGATACAAATTTTGTATCACTATCATTTACTTTTCCATATTTAATTTTATGTCCTTTGGATATTTTATCTTTTATTTCATTAATGCTGTCTTTTTCTGACTTTAATATACCTAAAGATGTAATATAAGTCTTCTTTTTTAAGTTATCTACTATTACTGCATTATCATAGAAATAAAAATAGCAGTCAGGTATTTTTATTTCTTCTATAGTCATAACAGGAAGCTCTTCTATAGTTCTCTCTATATCATAAGAGAAATATCCCATAGCCCCAGCTATATATGGAAGCTCTGTATTATTTTCAATTTTGTACTTTGCAATAAGTTTTTTAAGTTGGTCAAAAGGGTCGCCATTAAATTCTTTTTTATTTATAGTACAAATATTATTTTCATATTTAAAAGTAGTAAAAGAGTTTAATCCTATAAAAGAGTATCTGCCTAAATCTTCGGCTCCCATGCCGCTGTCTAAAATGGTAACTGTTCTGTCTTCTTTAAACAGCGAGTAAATATCAAAAGCATCTAATTCTGTTTTTATTTCTTCAATGAAGAACTTCATATAATTCCCCCTTACTAAACATTCTTGCTTCTTCTATAAAATTCTTAAGCATTTCATGTCCACATTCTGTGAGCTCTGCTTCGGGATGAAATTGTACTCCTTCAACAAGATACTTTTCATGCCTAACCCCCATTATAACTCCATCTGAAGTTTCACAGGTTATATTAAGACACTTAGGAAGTGTTTCCTTTTCTATTACTAACGAATGATATCTTGTAACCTCTACAGGATTTTTGATTTCTTTAAATACTCCTATATTTTTATGATGGACTTTGAATATTTTACCATGTACAGGCTCCTTACCCTTTATTATATTAGCCCCAAAGGCATACCCGATACATTGATGTCCAAGGCATATACCTAAAATAGGAATTTTACCACTAAATTTTTTAATTATATCCACACAAATGCCCGATTGCTCAGGTGACTTAGGTCCTGGAGAAATTATAATCCCTTCTGGATGCATTTTTTCCACATCTTCCAATGCTAATTTATCATTTCTACAAATCTTAACCTCTTCATTTAGTTCTTCTAAATACCTTACCAAGTTGTATACAAATGAATCATAATTATCAATCATAAGAAACATGAATTTTCACTCCTCGGCATTAATTTATATTGCTTTTTAACCTTATTCATTTACATTTCAGTACAATTATCTTTACAATTTTCACCAATTTTATCATAATTCTTTTGGTTAGTTTAATAGGTAATCAGCAGTTCTAATAAATTACCTCCCTTATAAAATATTTCTATTATATTTAAAAATAAAAAAAGCACATAGCGCATTTAATTTATCCAATGTTATCATCTGCAAACAACTCACCTGCTTTACAAAAACTGCAAGTTTTATGCTGTGTATAAAGAATTCTTTGACTTTAATCCATTAGAATTCTTATGTACATAGGTTTGCTAAACCCTGGATAAGTTTTATACACTATATGCCTTTATTTTTAAATTCTATTATTAATAAAAGATACTAATTAAAATCTTAAATTTCTATAAGTAAGTATATCACATTTCAATAAATCATATCAATAATGAAAAATTCCAATTAGATTACTGCTGCCAATGTTAGTTATTACAGGTTAGGAATCTCTTTTAATAAGTTTCTCTAAGTATACTAATTCGATAAGTAATTAATTTTATTTTATACACAACTTTTTCTGAATACAAGGCTGTATAATTGGTTATCACTATATAATAGAGGTGATTATATATGACAAACATAAGAAATAATAAAACCCCTTATATTAAGTTTAAACATTCAAATGATAAATTTAATATGGAAGCCGCAAGGGAATTAGGAATTGATTTTCCTAATTTTAATCAAACAACCTCAAAAATTATATATGCTTATGAGCTTGGATTAAACGATAGGCTCTAATCTTATCTGGAGTCTGTAATAAAAAAATCAAAATAAAAGGATGGCGATATTTGTCCATCCTTTTATTCTTATCTTTGAGGGGATATCAATTATATCAATTATGTACTACACTTTATTGTTTTCATTTTCGCTAAGTCTATTTCCTTAGGACACTTATAATTATATTAGTTATTTGTTACAATTTAATGTCCTATAAATAAAATAACTATTTATTTTTTGAACACTATGTAAACAATATAATAACTCTGTTTATAGTATAATAATTTGGATTTCGTACATTCTATTATTATAAGGATATCAATGTATTAAAGCTACTAAATGTTTAAGTTTTAGATAAACCAGAATATTCTTTTTTCAATACATTGATAATTACCTTTATGCTGGGGATGACAAATCCCCAGTATTTATGTTATTTATAGTTAGTTTTGTATAGTAATATTATTTTCTTTCATCCAAAACTTCTTTTGATACACTTAATCTGCCTATGCACTTACAACCTTGTTACGACATTTTTTAGCTTCATATAAAGCTTCATCTGCAGTCTTAATAAATTGTTCAATAGATAACATATCAGATGGAGTAACAGTGCAAATTCCTAAACTAATGGTAATATAATTGGAAATAGAAGAGTACATATGTGGAATAGCTAACTGTTCAACCTTTTTTCTCAATTGTTCTGCAAATTCCAGCACACTTTCTTTTTCCATATGGGTAAGTACAACAGCAAATTCCTCTCCTCCATATCTGGCAACAGTATCTGAG
The genomic region above belongs to Clostridium sp. AWRP and contains:
- a CDS encoding GerAB/ArcD/ProY family transporter — encoded protein: MHEKEVITTNQFIWMLFCIITSFTGLHVIRLLIFQARRDAWLSVILAWVLDVLLAVVYAYMGIRFPGQNMVQYSMTILGKKLGKIIGILFPIFFLLVSSALQRGLSIILNTAFFPKTPVQIILISSYLVVGYAVLKGIEVIGRVCEILGPFYLFSCIVLFLFFIPDVKIDRLKPQLEAGLYPALTGTPLILSFIGICIIMGMYIPICNHPENGFIAKFTAVSSGTFVIFSLVISTIGIFSYPQSKNMINVSLELTRFVHLGDFFERVEAIWLMIMIGAAITASGSMIWAFSTGISQIIGLNTYKPLVLPSILVSFVIGITSFKNSLDLVNFSLYSYPLIAVFVETGLEMFLFFAALILKKKG
- a CDS encoding aminotransferase class IV; the encoded protein is MMLLNGKLVEDDKVFLDTGFYFGRGLFETMLVNNEPLFLENHLYRINKGLSIIGIDKEITEDEVMDAVNKLQCNNCVLKLVVTEENTLFNIRKNNYTEEQYKIGFKVKISSVRRNEFSQLTYLKSLNYLENILEHEKCIDEGYNEVLFFNTEDKLSEGSVSNVFFTKNKKIYTPSKKCGLLEGTVRKFIINNFNITEGEFSKEDLMSADSVFLTNSIMGVMKVSNIYDRSFNECSIIEKIKKVYEAQLKKH
- a CDS encoding aminodeoxychorismate/anthranilate synthase component II, coding for MFLMIDNYDSFVYNLVRYLEELNEEVKICRNDKLALEDVEKMHPEGIIISPGPKSPEQSGICVDIIKKFSGKIPILGICLGHQCIGYAFGANIIKGKEPVHGKIFKVHHKNIGVFKEIKNPVEVTRYHSLVIEKETLPKCLNITCETSDGVIMGVRHEKYLVEGVQFHPEAELTECGHEMLKNFIEEARMFSKGELYEVLH
- the pabB gene encoding aminodeoxychorismate synthase component I gives rise to the protein MKFFIEEIKTELDAFDIYSLFKEDRTVTILDSGMGAEDLGRYSFIGLNSFTTFKYENNICTINKKEFNGDPFDQLKKLIAKYKIENNTELPYIAGAMGYFSYDIERTIEELPVMTIEEIKIPDCYFYFYDNAVIVDNLKKKTYITSLGILKSEKDSINEIKDKISKGHKIKYGKVNDSDTKFVSNFGREEYVETVEKVRQFIRNGDIYITNLTQRFCCETKKDPYEVYKDLRHINPAPFAALMNVEDFSIVSSSPERFLEVRNNLVQTRPIKGTRPRGKNKEEDLKNRQELIDSEKDRSELLMIVDLERNDLSKVCKPYSVKVTELFKLEEYSTVFHLVSTVVGKLKDKYTAIDCIKACFPGGSITGAPKVRSMEVIEKLEPTRRNIYTGCIGYLGFDGNVDLNIVIRTILIKNGKAYLGVGGGITWESDDEAEYDETLDKARVLMKVL